A stretch of DNA from Candidatus Limnocylindrales bacterium:
TGAAGAGGAGCGTTGTGAGCGTGATTTACTCGTGCTGCTTCAGGAGCTGGCAGGCAAAGGTCTCATCGAGGTAAAGAATGAAACGGTTGTATAGGTTCTTGTCCCTTCCCTCTCGGGATCGACATCTCCTGATTAAAGCTGCGCTTCTGCTTGGGGTAATCCGGTTAGGGTTATGGTTGCTGGCCTTTCAAACCCTGCAAGGTCTTCTTCTGAGAATACGATGGAAGTCCGCAAGGTTACGAGAAGCCGATCCTTTATCCCTTGAGCGGATTGCCTGGGCCATCCGGGTGGCCGGTCGGTATGTACCTGGAGTGACCTGTCTGATTCAGGCTCTGGCCGCTCAGGTACTCCTTGAGCAGGAAGGTCATCCTGCTTGCCTTCGCATCGGTGTTGCCAAAGACAAAAATGGGCGATTGCAGGCCCATGCCTGGACTGAGAGTGGGGGTAAGGTCGTGGTAGGTGGCGGAAATCTGTCCTCCTATACGCTGT
This window harbors:
- a CDS encoding lasso peptide biosynthesis B2 protein, with translation MKRLYRFLSLPSRDRHLLIKAALLLGVIRLGLWLLAFQTLQGLLLRIRWKSARLREADPLSLERIAWAIRVAGRYVPGVTCLIQALAAQVLLEQEGHPACLRIGVAKDKNGRLQAHAWTESGGKVVVGGGNLSSYTLLSTPAGKKL